The genomic region TAGTTTTGGGTGTGGTTCTGCTGGCTCCTGCAGCAATACAGGGAGGACTTTTTCACATTGCTGCACATGCTTTTTCTAAAATTACCCTATTTTTTGCTGCCGGTGCCATATATGTAGCTGCACATCTTAAAAAGGTGAGTCAGCTTTCGGGCGTAGGCAGAAAGATGCCAATAACATTTGGTATGTTTGGCCTTGCAACTATAAGCATGATCGGCCTTCCGCCGGCAGTCGGTTTTGTAAGTAAGTGGTACTTGATAGAAGGTGCTTTAAACATCCATCAGGTTATTTTTATGGTTGTTCTGCTTATCAGTGCCCTCTTCAACGCTGCTTACTTTGTACCAATCGTTTATAAAGGTTTCTTTGAAAAGCCCAAACCCGGAATTGAAATAGAACATATATCGGAAGCACCGTTAACAATGGTCATACCTTTAACAGTTACAGCCATTGCATCTTTACTACTTGGTATTTACCCTTACTTCTTCCTCAACCTTATTCAGACGCTCTGGAGGTAAGAAATGGACATGGTTAAAGTTTTGGAAACCCTAAGGGATAACAGTCACAAACTGAAACTGCTCTGGTGGGCATTTTTAGCCCTGACAGTTGTTCTAAATATCTTCATAAAGCCACACCATCCCCATTTCGAGTGGGAAAAGATTCCCGGAGCGTGGGGTATTTTTGGACTCGTATTTTCAATAACAATCATCTTAGTTATGAAGAAGGTTATTTATCCACTAATAAGCCGTCCAGAGGGGTACTATGAGTGCTAATTTCATACATCCTGCAATATTTTTCTTTCTGCTGGCAGTAATTGTACCTATCCTTGGAAAGGATAGACATCACATATGGAAGTGGTTTCTACCTATTCCCGGCGTACTTGCACTTATCATAAGTATGTCAATGAAGCCGGGAATTTATGAGCTTGGGCATTACCTTGGCTACACGCTAACTGCACGTGTTTCGACACTTTCACTTATATTCGCAAACATATTTGCCATTGAAGCCATAATTGCAATGGTATTCTCAATGCATGTAAAAAATCCATGGCACCACGTTGCCGCTGCAACGTACGTAGGCGGTGCCATCGCCTGTATCTTTTCTGCAGATTACCTAACACTTTACATATTCTGGGAACTGATAGCAGTCGCTTCTGCATTTCTCATCTGGCTAAATGAAGACCTTGACTGTGCGCCTGTTGTTGCGTTTAGATACTTACTCTTCCACATCGTTTCCGGTCTGTTCCTCCTCGCTGGGATAATGCTCAGATATAAATACGTTGGTAGCTTTGACTTTTCTACCATAGATATACACCACCTTGCCGCTTACGACTGGCTAATCCTTATAAGTTTTGCCATTAATGCGGCAATAGTTCCCCTACACGCATGGATTCACGACGCTTATCCGCGTTCAACAGTAACGGGTATTACCTTCATGAACGCTTACACCACAAAGACAGCCGTCTTTGCACTGGCAACGGTATTCCCCGGTATGTATCTGCTGGCCGTTGCAGGAACAGTTATGACTATATTCGGTGCCGCCATGGCACTTATTGAAAACAATGCAAGAAAGATTCTCACATACCATATTATCTCTCAGGTTGGCTATATGGTTGCCGGAATAGGAATAGGTAACTCTTTAGGATTTAACGGCGGTATTGCCCACGCCTACGCAGATATTCTATTTAAAGGTCTGCTATTTATGGGCGTAGGCGTAATCATAGAGGCTACAGGAAGGAGAAAACTTACAGAAATGGGCGGACTTGCCTACAAACTTCCGTGGGCAATGATCTTCTACATGGTGGGGGCCCTTTCTATTTCAGGTGCACCGCTGTTTGCCGCGTACGTTACAAAAACAATGGTCATAGCAGGTGCAGCTGAAGAGCATATGAAAATACTTGCCCTTGGACTTGAAGTTGCTGCTGTCGGTACTTTCCTTTCTGTTGGTCTTAAACTTCCATACTTTGCATTCTTCCACAAGAAGGAATTTGATGGTGAAGTTAAACCTGTTCCAAAAAACATGTATGTCGGCATGGCAATGGCGGCATTTATGTGCATCCTTGTAGGTTCATATCCTCATTACCTTTACCATATGCTTCCGATCCAGCCTGTCGAATACCATCCTTACACGGCTTTTCACGTTCTTTCCACACTACAGCTCCTTGGATTTACAGGTCTTGGATTCTACCTGCTGAGGAAAATTGTCAAACCTCACGACAAAATTATCCTTGACCTTCAATATCTCTACTACGACTTTGTTAAATGGCTCATGATGATATTTGCAGACTTTGTAGCTTCAATAGACAGTTTCTGGTCAACGCTCTACAAGAAACTTGGTGTTGCTTTTCTAATTACAGTTTCTCAATTTACATCCATATTTGACAGGGGCGTCATTGACGGTATTGTTGACGGAAGTGCAAAGGCCGTTGAAAAAAGTGGTGGCATTTTAGGCAACCTACAGAGTGGAAACCTCAATGAGTACGTTGAGTATGCTCTAAGCTTTGGATTTGCAATAATACTGATTCTTTACTTTATACTACATTAAAACGGAGTGGCACCAATGGTTCTAACTGCACTTATACTGTTTCCGATAGTTGCGGCGATAGTTATTCCCTTCTTAAAAGGGGAAAAGACAGTAAGGTTTTACACGCTGATAGTTGGACTGGTTGAGATAGGACTATCAATACCTCTTATAACAGGATTTAAACCGGGTGCAGGATTTCAGTTTGTAGAGAAAGTAAAGTGGATTCCTTCTCTTGGGCTTAACTATTACGTAGGTGTTGATGGTATAAGTATTTTAATGATTCTGCTAACTGTGTTTCTTCTTCCCCTTACAGTTCTCTGTTCCTGGACCTACATAAAGAAACGTGTGAAAGAATTTCACGTAGCACTTTTGCTGACCGCAGCTGCATGTATCGGACTGTTTTCCGTCCTTAATCTGGTTCTCTTTTACATATTCTGGGAAGCAATGCTCATTCCGATGTTCCTTATCATTGCCGTTTGGGGTGGACCGCGAAAGAAATACGCTTCCATAAAGTTTTTCCTCTACACATTAGCTGGAAGTGTTCTTCTACTCGTTGCCATCATTGCATTCTACAAAAGTGCCGGAACCTTTTCCATTCCTGAACTTATGAAACACAAATTTGGTTTAACTTTTCAGATATTTACGTTCCTTGCCATGGCTCTTGCCTTTGCTATAAAGGTTCCAATGTTCCCATTCCACACATGGCTACCTGCTGCCCACGTTGAAGCACCGACAGCAGGTAGTGTTATTCTTGCTTCTGTTCTCCTTAAAATGGGAACTTACGGATTCTTAAGACTCTGTTTACCCCTTGCACCAGAAGCAAGCGTCACACTTGCACCTCTTATGGTGGTTCTTTCTGTAATTTCAATCATTTACGGCGGCTTTGTAGCGTTAGGACAGACAGATATTAAAAAGCTTATCGCTTATTCTTCTGTAGCTCACATGGGATTTGTAACGTTAGGTATTTTCATGTTTAACTTAAGGGGTGTTGAAGGTGCACTTATGCAGATGCTTAACCACGGCATTACAACAGGTGCCCTCTTTATGCTGGTTGGTGCACTTTATGAAAGAAGCCACAGCAGAGAAATAGAAGATAACCTGGGGCTTTCAAAGTACATGCCCATTTACATGGGGTTTTTCCTCCTTTTCGCACTGTCTTCATTTGCGTTTCCCGGGACAAACAGTTTCGTTGGTGAAATGTTAGTTCTTATAGGAACCTTTGCAAAAGATGTACCTCTTGGACTCGCAGTTATTCCGGGTGCGCTCCTTGCGGCAGCTTACATGCTTAGACTCACTTTAAAGCTTGCATGGGGCGAACCTTCAAAAGCAAAAGAGTGGAAGGATCTAACTTTAAGGGAAATCGTAATGTTGCTACCCCTTGCATTCTTTGTAATTTATATAGGTGTTGCTCCGGGCATCTTCCTCAAAACGATAGACCCGTCTATTAAAACTCTCATCACTCACGTAGAGAAAAATTCTAACGGAAAACTTATAAATAAACATACCATTCCTTCTTACGGAGAGAGGCAATGAACGGAATAGTAATGCTTT from Desulfurobacterium sp. TC5-1 harbors:
- a CDS encoding Na(+)/H(+) antiporter subunit D; protein product: MSANFIHPAIFFFLLAVIVPILGKDRHHIWKWFLPIPGVLALIISMSMKPGIYELGHYLGYTLTARVSTLSLIFANIFAIEAIIAMVFSMHVKNPWHHVAAATYVGGAIACIFSADYLTLYIFWELIAVASAFLIWLNEDLDCAPVVAFRYLLFHIVSGLFLLAGIMLRYKYVGSFDFSTIDIHHLAAYDWLILISFAINAAIVPLHAWIHDAYPRSTVTGITFMNAYTTKTAVFALATVFPGMYLLAVAGTVMTIFGAAMALIENNARKILTYHIISQVGYMVAGIGIGNSLGFNGGIAHAYADILFKGLLFMGVGVIIEATGRRKLTEMGGLAYKLPWAMIFYMVGALSISGAPLFAAYVTKTMVIAGAAEEHMKILALGLEVAAVGTFLSVGLKLPYFAFFHKKEFDGEVKPVPKNMYVGMAMAAFMCILVGSYPHYLYHMLPIQPVEYHPYTAFHVLSTLQLLGFTGLGFYLLRKIVKPHDKIILDLQYLYYDFVKWLMMIFADFVASIDSFWSTLYKKLGVAFLITVSQFTSIFDRGVIDGIVDGSAKAVEKSGGILGNLQSGNLNEYVEYALSFGFAIILILYFILH
- a CDS encoding NADH-quinone oxidoreductase subunit M; translated protein: MVLTALILFPIVAAIVIPFLKGEKTVRFYTLIVGLVEIGLSIPLITGFKPGAGFQFVEKVKWIPSLGLNYYVGVDGISILMILLTVFLLPLTVLCSWTYIKKRVKEFHVALLLTAAACIGLFSVLNLVLFYIFWEAMLIPMFLIIAVWGGPRKKYASIKFFLYTLAGSVLLLVAIIAFYKSAGTFSIPELMKHKFGLTFQIFTFLAMALAFAIKVPMFPFHTWLPAAHVEAPTAGSVILASVLLKMGTYGFLRLCLPLAPEASVTLAPLMVVLSVISIIYGGFVALGQTDIKKLIAYSSVAHMGFVTLGIFMFNLRGVEGALMQMLNHGITTGALFMLVGALYERSHSREIEDNLGLSKYMPIYMGFFLLFALSSFAFPGTNSFVGEMLVLIGTFAKDVPLGLAVIPGALLAAAYMLRLTLKLAWGEPSKAKEWKDLTLREIVMLLPLAFFVIYIGVAPGIFLKTIDPSIKTLITHVEKNSNGKLINKHTIPSYGERQ